Genomic segment of Umezawaea sp. Da 62-37:
GGTCCACGCCACCACCGGTCGCGTGGTCGAGATCGACCCAGTTCTCCTCCGGTTTCGTCGTGTAGCGGCGGTAGGTGTCGAGCGGAACCAGCAACGTGCTCGGCGCGACCTCGCGGAGTTCCTCGTAGCGGAGGACCGCGGCACGGGGCACCGGCAGCACGGCGTTCTCCCAGCGGGACACCGTGCTGGGGCCCACTTCAGCGGGCCAACTCCCTCCTTCGAACACCGACGCGAAGCGGGTACCGGTGCGCAGATGGGGATGCGGAGACGCACGGCGGCTGGCCCTCAGCAGCCAGGCCGCGTATTCACATGACCGCGAGGCGCCAGACCGTCACCTGTTCAGCTCAGGCAATCGGTTGTCGCCAACACCGGGAAGAAGAGCGTTCATGATGTTCAGCCGCCGCCTCCACGCCGTTCTCGTGACGGCCGCAGCACTCCTCGCACCAATGACGGAACTGGTCTCCACGTCTCCAATGCGAATTCGCCACATCGACCACGACGCACTCCCACCCGGAATCGCCCGACGGTTCCAACCCACCGTCAGGCGCACCTCAGGTCCGTTTCGCCGCCCACACCACGGAAGGCTGCTCGTCCCAGTTCTCCGCGACGTCCGGCTTGCCGAACAGGTACCCCTGGGCGAAGCCGCAGCCCGCGCGGCGCAGCCACTCGGCCTGCGCGGGGGTTTCGATGCCCTCGGCGACGGCGTTCGCGCCGAGGACCTCGGTCAGGTCGATGATGCAGCGCACGACGCCCGCCGTGCGGCCGGACTCGCCGAGTTCGGCGGTGAACGACTTGTCGATCTTGACGATGTCGAACGGGTAGCGCTGGAGGTAGCTCAGCGACGAGTAGCCGGTGCCGAAGTCGTCCAGGGCGACGCGCACGCCGGTCTCGCGGATCTGCATCAGCGCCTGCATGGCGACCTCGTCCGCCCACACCGACTCGGTCACCTCGATGGTCAGCCCCGACGGCCGCAGGCCCGTGTCGGTGAGCACGTGGTCCAGCGTGTCGAGGAAGCCCGACGTCGACAGCTGCCGGGTGGACACGTTGACGGTCACGCCGACCGTGCGCCCCTGCTCGTACCACCGCACGGCCTGCTCGCACGCGTCGGCGAGCACCCGGCCACCGAGCGGCACGATGAGGCCGGTCTCCTCGGCCAGTCCGATGAAGTCCATCGGCCCGAGCAGCCCGTGGCCGGGGCGCTGCCAGCGCACCAGGGCTTCGGCGCCGGTCACGCGCGACGTCGCGAGGTCCACGATGGGCTGGTAGTGCAGCACCAGCTGGCCGTCGTCGATGGCGGCGCGCAGATCGGTCTTGTCGCGCTGCCGGGCGAGCACCTGCTCCCCCATCTCCGGGTGGAACAGCCGGAACCGGGCGCCGCCTTCGCGCTTGGCGACGTACATGGCGGTGTCCGCGTCGCGCAGCAGGTCCGCGGTCGCCGCGCCGCTCTCGGACACCGCGACCCCCACGCTGGCGCGGATCACCAGCTCGTAGCCGAACGGGGACGACGGTTCGGCGAGCGCGTCGAGCAGCCGTTGCCCCAGCGCGAGGCACTCCTTGACGTCGTGGGCGGGGGCGAGCACGGCGAACTCGTCGCCGCCGATCCGCGCCGCGGTCGCCCGTGGTCCGACGGCAGCCCGGATGCGGTCCGCGGCCGTCATCAGGTAGAGGTCGCCCGCCTCGTGGCCCTCGGTGTCGTTGATCTCCTTGAACTGGTCGAGGTCGATGACCAGCAGGCCGACCGTGCCGCCGCCGTCCGGCAGCGCCCGCTCCACGAGGTGCAGGAAGTGCGCCCGGCCAGCCAGTCCCGTCAGCTCGTCGCGCTCGCTGCGGGTCCGCAGCACGTCCTCGCGCAACGTCCGGCTGCTCACGTCCACGGCGGCGACCAGCGTCTGCTCCTGCTCGACCGGGGTCTGGTGCAGCGCCACCACCGCGGACGTGCCGTCGCTGTGGTCGACCCGCACCTCCACCGGCTCGTGGCCCGCGGTGCGGCAGCCCTGCACGCACCGGGTGATGTCGTACCCGTGCGGGCACGGGACCGGACCTGGCTCGACCCAGTCGAGCAGCGTGGACGCCCGTTCGTTGTGCATCCGCGGCACGCCCTCCCCGTCGAGCAGGACCAGTCCGACCGGGCTGGCGTGCACGACGGCGGCGAGAGTGCGGTGGGCGGCGTCGGCGATCTGGGAGGCCCGCACCGTCAGGTAGAGCGCCATCGACCCGATGACCAGCCCCACCAGCGGCATGGTGCTGCCCACGATCGAGTCGAGGCCGACCGGCTTGCCGTGCAGGTCGAACGCGAACGCGGCGCCGAAGCCCGCCAGGTACCCGAGCACCGCGGGCACGGCCTTCAGCGGGAACCGGGCCGTTCCACCCCGCATGGACCGCCGGACCGTGACGCCGAACAGGAACCCGATCACCGGCTGCGGACCCGGCAGCACGACGAACGCGCTCACCGCGATCACGCCCTCGGCCAGCGCGACCCACCAGCTGTCGCTGTCCGGCCACACCACCCAGGTCGCGACCACCAGCAACGCGAGCACCGAGACGGGGTAGTGCAGCGGGCCCACACCGGACCCGAAGAGCGCCCCGAGGACCGCGAGCCCGCCCATCCAGGCGAATGCACTGGTGAGCCGTCTCACTCCACGCAGTTCGACCTTGCCGTGCGCTGTCGTCACCTCGTCCACCGGCTCAACGGCCGCCCCCTCGCGTTCACGGGCCGTGACGCGACCGACCTCCAGATGTGGGGAAGGCTCGCAATATCCAATGGTCGCACGCCGACGGCAACCGCCAACAGAGTGATGTGACCCGACGCGGACAGCCGGAGCCTGGAAGTCCTTTGTGGACATTTGACACCCAGGGGTGCGGCGGTTACCGCGGGCAACCGTCCGCGCACGTCACAGACGGGATCGCATCGCTTGCACACCAGGAAGAACACCATTCAGGTCCACAGTGGACACTTGTCCGATGATCGCACCGACCTGGCCATTCAACCACAGGCGGTTACCGCCCGAACGCGAATCGGCGAAAGTCCCGGACCGATCTCGCCCGCTCCGGTGGAATTGTCACACATCCGGTCGCCACGCGGAGGGAAAGCGCCTACCGCTTTGTGCGGAAAGGCCTGCGCGACCAGGCCCTTCCGCACGGCGGTCTAGTGGTCGTCGCCACCGCGGCCCCGGTTCCCGTCGTCGCCACCTCGGCCGCTGTTGTCGTCGCCGCCGTGACCACCGTCATCGCCCACGTCGCTCCCGCGGACGGCTCCGGACGCCGCGTCCACCCGCACGTCGTGGCGGACACCGGACACGTCCACCCGCACGTGCCACTCCCACCCGCCGTGCTCCGACTCCCCCTCGGTCCGCACGACCCGGCCGCCGACCAGGCCGAGCGCGATCCCCTCGGCCTCCTGCGCCGTCACCCCGGCGGCCGGGGCGGGGCCGTCGGTCGACGCGGATGATGGCGCGGACGTGGACGGTCGCACGCTGATGGTCGACTGCCCCGGCACGGTGGTGGACGTGGTCGACGACGACGTCGCCGACGTGCCGCTCGCGGTCGTCGGGTCGTCTGCGCCGGTGAAAGCACTCGCCGTACCCGCCGTCACCAGCAGCACGAGCGCTCCACCCATCAGGATCGCGTTCCTCCGATTGGACATGTCCGGCCCCTTTCGTCGCTGTGGTCGAGCCGGTACCGACGATGTCGCGCGGGGGCCTAGCGCCACGCTGTCGCAGGGTTAACGGCGGCCTAAGCGCGCGGCCCGAGGTCCACGGTCACCAGCAGGCCGCCGTGTTCGGACGTGCCGACCCGCAGCCCGCCGCCGGAGGCCTCCGCGGTGCGCCGCACGATGTCGAGGCCCAGTCCGCTGGACCCGGAGCCGCTGCTGCCCCGGCGAACGGCCGCGGCGTCCATCCCCGGTCCGGCGTCGGCCACCACCAGCCGCGCGCCGCCGTCCGGGAGACCCTCCAGCGAGACCCGGAAGCCGGTCCCGTCGGGGGTGTGCGCGAACACGTTGCCCAGCAGCGCGTCCACGCCCGCCTCCAGGTCGGCCCTGGGCACCGCCACCGGGAGGGGTCCGCCGGGCACGTCCACGCCGACCTCGCGATCGGTGTCCTCGGCGAGCACCAGCCAGAACGCGACCCGCTCGCGGACGACCTCGGCGGCGTCGCTGTCACCCGCCGGGTCGTCACCGCGCCGCCGGGCCTGCTCGATCACCAGCGTCACGGCCCGCTGCACGGCGTCGACCCCCGCGCCGATCCGCTCGGCGTCGTCGGGTCGGTCGAGGGCCTCCGCGTCCAGCCGCAGCGCCATCAGCGGGGTGCGCACCCGGTGCGACAGGTCGGCGATGGTCTCGCGCTCCTCGCGCAGCAGGTCGGAGATGCGGCCCGCGAGCCCGTTGAGCGCTGTCGCGACCACACCGACCTCGCCGGGAGCGGCCGGGTCGGCCCTGGCGTCCAGCTCACCGCGGGCCAGCCGGTGCGACACCGCGGCGAGCGAGATCGTGGCCCGCACCAGCGACCGGGCCAGCCGGTCGGCGACCACCAGGCTGACCCCGAGCAGCACCACCCCCAGCCCGGCCAGCAGCAGCCACGCCCGGCCGACCCCCTCCGACAGCCGCGCGTCGGACACGAACGAGCGGATCACCGCGATGGTCCCGGTCGGGCCGCCGACCGCGAACACGATCTCGAGCCCGCCCTGGACGTAGCCGGACTCGCTGGCGCCCCGGAAGGCCAACTCCACCAGCGACGTCCGCTCGGCGGGCACCCCCAGCGACGTGCCGTCGGCCAGGAAGACCGTGGCGGCCGGGTCGACCTGCGCCACGCTCAGCGCCCGCGCCTCCCCCTCGGTCGTGGCGACCAGCGCGCTGAGCGACTGGGCGCGCACGGTGGCCGCCTGCACGGCCCGGTCCTCGGCGACGTTCTGGATGAGCACCGCCAACGGCAGCAGGAACGCGATCAGCACCAGGGACGTGGTCGCCCCGACCAGCAGCAGCACCCGCCGACGCACGCGCGGTCACTCCCCCGGCGCGCTGAGCCGGACGCCGACCCCGCGCACCGCGTGCAGGTACCGGGCCTGCTGCGCGGTCTCGCCGAGCTTGCGGCGCAGCCAGGACAGGTGGACGTCGACCGTCTTGTCCGGCCCGCCGTAGGGCAGCCGCCACACCTCGGTCAGCAGTTCGCGCTTGCCGACCACCTCACCCGCCCGGCACGCCAGGTAGTGCAGCAGGTCGAACTCGCGCGGCGTGAGGTCGAGCGCGAGACCGTCCAGGCTCGCCCGGCGGGACTTCGGGTCGACCCGCAGCCCGCCGACGACGACCGCCGCGTCCTCCGCGTGCTCGCCACCGCGCCGCAGCACCGCCCGGATCCGCGCGTCCAACTGCGCCGCCCCGAACGGTTTGACCAGGTAGTCGTCGGCACCCGCGTCGAGCACGGTCACGATCTCCGACTCGCCGTCGCGCGCGGTGGCCACCACGACCGGCACCCGGCTCACCCCGCGAAGCATCCGCAGCATCGTGACGCCGTCGAGGTCGGGGAGGCCGAGGTCGAGCACGACCAGGTCCGGCCGGTCCCCGACCGCCATCTCCAGACCCGCCAGGGCGGTGGGCGCCCAGGTCACCGCGTGGCCGCGGTCGGCGAGCCCGTGGATCAGCGCCGTGCGGATCCGCGGGTCGTCCTCGATCAAGAGCACCTGGGCCATGGTCGAACGGTAGGCCACCGGAAGACCGGGCGCGCCGGGCTTAGGAGTCCGTTAGGGGCGCGTTAACGATGTCCGACGGCATACTTGCCGCATGTCCCGTCCCTGGTCGGGCCGCACCCGAGCGGTCACCGCGGTGCTCGCCTGGTCGGGCGCGCTGGTCGCCGCGACGCTCGTCGGCACGACCGCCGTCGACGCGATCGGCAGCGGCATCGTGGGGGCGGGCAGGCAGCCGCTCAGCCAGTCCGAAGTGGACGCCCGGCTGTCGGCGACCGGGCCCACCACCACGACCGTTCCACCGTCCACCACCACTCCACCGCCCGTCACCACGACCACGCTGCCCACCACGTCGGCCACCGCGACGGCGGAGGTGGTCTCCAGCCGGGGTGGCACCGTGATCGCCCGCTGCTCGGGCACCGGGGTGGAGATCGTCTCCACCACCCCCGGCCAGGGCTACCAGTCATCCACGGAGTCCGAGGCCGACCACCCGAGGGTCCGGTTCTCGGCTGGCCGCACGAGGGTCGAGGTCCGGCTCCGCTGCGTGGACGGCAGGATCCAGCCGGAGATCAGGAACGGCTGAACGGGGTCAGCCGCCGATCAGCGCGGTCAGCCAGTTCGGGTCGTTGAGGTCGAGCACCTTGCCCCCGGAGGCCACGGTCGGCGTACCGAAGTAGGACTGGCCGCCCTGCGTCTGCTGGAGCGCCGGGTCGGATCCCGCCTTCTGGTAGGCGGCCTTCACCGTGGCGTCGAACGCGCCGTTGCGGACGTCCTGCTCATAGGTGCCTCCGACCTGGAGATCCTTGCCGAGGGCGACGATCTGGTCGGCCGTGTAGCCGGGACCGCCCTCACGGGGCTGCGCGCTGAACAGGCTGTCGTGGAAGTCGGCGAACTTAGCCGGGTTGTTCTTCGCCACGGACAGCGCCGCGTTCGCCGAGAGCAGCGAGTACCCCGGAGGGGTGGACTTCGAGTCGAGCAGGTTCACCACGTGGTAGCGCACCTTCAGCGTCCCGGCGGTCAGCGCGTCCGCGATCTTCGGGCCGTACGCGGACTCGAACTGGCCGCAGATCGGGCACAGGAAGTCCTCGTAGACGTCGATCGTCGCCTTCGCTCCGCCCTTGCCCACCACGACCGTGCCGCTCTGCTCCTCCAGCGCCACCGGCACGGCGGCCGCCGCCGACGTGAGGGCGGGGATGTCGCCGCTCTCCGCCGTGGTGTCGCGGTTCTTGCCCGCGATGACCACCGCGCCGACCACGACGACGGCCAGCACCAGCACGACCACCACACCCGCGATGATCGCGACCCGGCTCCCCCCGGTGCCCCTGGCCTGCGCCACTGCCCTGCTGCCGCGCTTGCGCACGGCGTTCTTGTTGCTCATCCGCTTGTCCCGCTCTCCCTGTCCGGTCTTCCCCCACCTGTCGGCCCGGCGGTGCCCGGAGTTCCCGCGGGCACCACGCCTCCCGGGATCGTGCGAACAGGCAGACCCGGACCGACCAGCACCCTCCGCGCGTCACCGCCGCCGTGGAACGGGCGGCACGCCTTCCAGGTACGTCACTGTCTCCAACGGATGGTGGGAGGACGGGGTTCCACCCGAACGGGTGTCAAGAGGACGCTCGTGGACCCCTGGTCTCCGGCTCGCTCAACGCCTGGGCGAGCCCACTGGCCTCGACGGTCCGCCGCACGAGCGGGTCACCGGCGACCAGC
This window contains:
- a CDS encoding EAL domain-containing protein, with amino-acid sequence MTTAHGKVELRGVRRLTSAFAWMGGLAVLGALFGSGVGPLHYPVSVLALLVVATWVVWPDSDSWWVALAEGVIAVSAFVVLPGPQPVIGFLFGVTVRRSMRGGTARFPLKAVPAVLGYLAGFGAAFAFDLHGKPVGLDSIVGSTMPLVGLVIGSMALYLTVRASQIADAAHRTLAAVVHASPVGLVLLDGEGVPRMHNERASTLLDWVEPGPVPCPHGYDITRCVQGCRTAGHEPVEVRVDHSDGTSAVVALHQTPVEQEQTLVAAVDVSSRTLREDVLRTRSERDELTGLAGRAHFLHLVERALPDGGGTVGLLVIDLDQFKEINDTEGHEAGDLYLMTAADRIRAAVGPRATAARIGGDEFAVLAPAHDVKECLALGQRLLDALAEPSSPFGYELVIRASVGVAVSESGAATADLLRDADTAMYVAKREGGARFRLFHPEMGEQVLARQRDKTDLRAAIDDGQLVLHYQPIVDLATSRVTGAEALVRWQRPGHGLLGPMDFIGLAEETGLIVPLGGRVLADACEQAVRWYEQGRTVGVTVNVSTRQLSTSGFLDTLDHVLTDTGLRPSGLTIEVTESVWADEVAMQALMQIRETGVRVALDDFGTGYSSLSYLQRYPFDIVKIDKSFTAELGESGRTAGVVRCIIDLTEVLGANAVAEGIETPAQAEWLRRAGCGFAQGYLFGKPDVAENWDEQPSVVWAAKRT
- a CDS encoding PepSY domain-containing protein, whose product is MSNRRNAILMGGALVLLVTAGTASAFTGADDPTTASGTSATSSSTTSTTVPGQSTISVRPSTSAPSSASTDGPAPAAGVTAQEAEGIALGLVGGRVVRTEGESEHGGWEWHVRVDVSGVRHDVRVDAASGAVRGSDVGDDGGHGGDDNSGRGGDDGNRGRGGDDH
- a CDS encoding HAMP domain-containing sensor histidine kinase, encoding MRRRVLLLVGATTSLVLIAFLLPLAVLIQNVAEDRAVQAATVRAQSLSALVATTEGEARALSVAQVDPAATVFLADGTSLGVPAERTSLVELAFRGASESGYVQGGLEIVFAVGGPTGTIAVIRSFVSDARLSEGVGRAWLLLAGLGVVLLGVSLVVADRLARSLVRATISLAAVSHRLARGELDARADPAAPGEVGVVATALNGLAGRISDLLREERETIADLSHRVRTPLMALRLDAEALDRPDDAERIGAGVDAVQRAVTLVIEQARRRGDDPAGDSDAAEVVRERVAFWLVLAEDTDREVGVDVPGGPLPVAVPRADLEAGVDALLGNVFAHTPDGTGFRVSLEGLPDGGARLVVADAGPGMDAAAVRRGSSGSGSSGLGLDIVRRTAEASGGGLRVGTSEHGGLLVTVDLGPRA
- a CDS encoding response regulator transcription factor; protein product: MAQVLLIEDDPRIRTALIHGLADRGHAVTWAPTALAGLEMAVGDRPDLVVLDLGLPDLDGVTMLRMLRGVSRVPVVVATARDGESEIVTVLDAGADDYLVKPFGAAQLDARIRAVLRRGGEHAEDAAVVVGGLRVDPKSRRASLDGLALDLTPREFDLLHYLACRAGEVVGKRELLTEVWRLPYGGPDKTVDVHLSWLRRKLGETAQQARYLHAVRGVGVRLSAPGE
- a CDS encoding thioredoxin domain-containing protein, whose amino-acid sequence is MSNKNAVRKRGSRAVAQARGTGGSRVAIIAGVVVVLVLAVVVVGAVVIAGKNRDTTAESGDIPALTSAAAAVPVALEEQSGTVVVGKGGAKATIDVYEDFLCPICGQFESAYGPKIADALTAGTLKVRYHVVNLLDSKSTPPGYSLLSANAALSVAKNNPAKFADFHDSLFSAQPREGGPGYTADQIVALGKDLQVGGTYEQDVRNGAFDATVKAAYQKAGSDPALQQTQGGQSYFGTPTVASGGKVLDLNDPNWLTALIGG